The following nucleotide sequence is from Macaca fascicularis isolate 582-1 chromosome 15, T2T-MFA8v1.1.
aagcagtgttaaaaTTAAGTATCTCTCTTGTCATTGTTAATGTcgattattaatattaattattattatatatattaatattaataattaatagactcaTTCCTGATATCCCGTGTGGAGAAAATGATATTCCTCCCAATATAGCAGAAAGTATACGTTCCTCtgtgatgttattcctaataacCAGGCGGTAGAGGACGACATAATGGAAACTACCGCAGTGTGTGTACATCCTTTCGGTCATCTTGTTCCTTCCATCCAAAGtgcgagaggatgatattactcccaatatcgcaaggggCGTGGACCTCCACTGTGATATTTTCCCTCACATCCAGCCGGGATGAGGAAGATATTATCCCCAAGATCACAGGGTTGTACATCCCCTTGTGATActgttccttatatcctgggatGGGGAAGATAATACTAGTGGCAACATCGCTGGGGTtttacacacccactgtgctattgttccAAATAACACGATATGACGCCCAGTATCACAGGGTtggtacatcctcctgtgatattgtttcttatattcaaggAGAGAGAATGCTATTACTCCCATTATTTCAGGGGTTGTACACAcgtcctgtgatattgttcctaatatcccgaagagGAGAgcatattactctcaatatctcagcGGGTGTACACctcgtttctaatatttttcataatatccaagatgggagaggatgataagactCCCAATATGCCAAGATGTGTACAGccgcctgtgatatagttcctaacatccaggtggggataggatgatattactgcccatatcgaTATTTAGCCTATGATCCTGAGGGGAgtgaatgatattactcccaatatcgaagaaggtgtacacccccctgaGACACTACACCCAATATCCACgttagtactcccaatatcccagaaggtgcacacacacctgtgatagagttcctaatatccagcgggaaagaggctgattttactttcgatatcgcagtgggtgtacaccgcccccaaccctggggtatcgttcctaatatccaggcgggaagaagatgacatggatGACAATTtcgaagggggtggacaactcttctgtgatatggttcctgatatccagggggtgaatggatgtTATTACTCCCAGTAacgtaggaaccgtacagccactctgggattttgtccttaataaccacagggcaGAGGTGAGATTACtaccaacattgcaaggggtgtacaccctcctgtgatattgtttcttatatccaggaaaggagaagatggtattcctaccaatattgaagagatatacaacccccatgggatattgttctaaagatacaggttgaaagaggatgagactccatccaatataacaaggggtgtacatcccacctgtgatgtgaatcgtaaaacctaggagaatgacattgcttccaaaaactcacggggtgtacacccaccctgtgacatCGTTTCTGTCATCTAAAGGTAGAGATGGTGATACTACTCCCACCAccagagaaggtacacacccccctgtgatattgtttctcataacttgggggagagcatgatattacttccagtatgacagtggcttgacacccagtctgtgatattggttctgCACATCAACTCTGTGCCCCTCGTTTCCCATGTGTTCTCCCCACACTTTTGGAACCTCGGGGAAGGCTTTGTCTTTGGGTACAGATGAAGAGACGAAGGGTCTGAGAGGTGaagcaagtttgttactggaaagtggttccgatccagaccccaagagaggtttcttggatctcacagaagaaagaattcggggcgagtccataaagtgaaagcaagtttattaggaaagaaaaggaataaaagcatggctactctggccgggcgcagcggctcactcctgcaatcctataactttgggatgccgaggcaggtggatcacctgacgtggtaagttcgagaccagcctggtccaacatggcaaaaccgtgtcgccactaaaatacaaaagattaactgggcgtggtggcaggtgtctgtaatcccagctactaggaaggctgaggcaggagaatcgcttgaacccaggaggtggaggttgtagtgagccaagatcacgccactgcgttCCATttcggccaacagagcgagactccatctcaaaaaaaaaaaaaaaaaaagaaagaaaagaaaagaaagaatggctgctccataggcagaaaGGCACCAAAGGtcgctggttgcccattttcatggttatttcttgatcatacgctaaacaagggttggactattcatgagtgttcTAGGAAAGggatgggcaattcccagaaatgagagtttctgccctcccttcttCTGAGACCATGTAGGGaaacctccagatgttgccatggcatctgtaaactgtcgcggtgctggtgggagtgtcttgtagTAGCTAATTCgttataattagcacataatgagccgtgaggacaatcagaggtcactctcgtggccatcttgggtttggtAGGCTTTGGCTGACTTTACTGCAACCCGCTTTATCAGTAAGGTCTTTAGGACCTGTATCTTGtaccgacctcctatctcatcctgtgactaagaatgcccagcctcctgggaatgcggcccagcaggtctcagcctccctttacccagcccccattcaagatggagtcgctctggttctcgtgcctctgacaagttggcctGGGTTGAGTGTTCCCTAGTGTGTGGTggttggagctgttcctaggaGTAAGAGGTattgtcagtaggaaacaggcctcTGTTAGCCCGGgggctggcactctgccccaTTATATCGGcctcattttagtggtgacaaaactggggctcagagacatcaactccctcatcccgaacccccagactgtcagtggtgggctggggtttgaatgtggggcttgaagacccatcatctcctctggtcccccagactctgctgcccaagaggaacaggatcccaggatccaggcccctcatggcaccagccagggtgggcgtagatggggaggcagaggtcCAAAGCCCCCCGGACTCTGAAGCAGGTCAGGGACCAAGAGCAACCCGGACCTACGGGCCCCACCCtgagaagaatggctgcaggcccggcccagcggacaggaggtctgtgtcctcagtcaacgtgacggcgcttccggctgctccagccaggccgtgctgtcttcacgtttccaatcatgcggcctcctctccaattcccaagcccaacccacagagacagcgatctggggtccacgtgaggtttgtcagcagctctgacccGCTGCTTCCCGCCAGCCGCGCGGCCagttctggaaagctctctgctgccccctggtggggaggcttagggtagggctctggctgcaagcatggggtcccagaacctcctggctctgccacctctGCTGAGtggaaaaccaacccaggactgaaccagtgacacctgtggcgctccctgaacctcctggctctgtcacctctgctgggtggaaaaCCAACCCAGGATTGAACCAGCAGATGGGTGCCTGATTCCTTATTATCAGAGCTCCGCCCACTGGCAAGTCTCTCTCCgggcctcagcttccccttccattaaacgaggggcttgggggataccaaggaggggtaactgcttagtgaggatgggaggtttcttctggggagatgaatacattttgaaacgAGATGGCGTGGgtggttgcacaggactgtgaatgtACAAATGCCATCACATTATTTGCGTTGAAATAGTTAATTGCATGCGATGTGAAAgtcacctcatttaaagtgtttaaaagaggggtctgggagagtgcagtgtatgtgagaatcacgtgggacacccacagtctctgaacGTCAGTTTCCTTGCGTAAACTGGCAAAGAGACTGTGTGAACTGTATTCCCTGGGGCCAAgagattccaagaaggaaaacctgggattCCTGGGACTGGAATGACGGCCGGAGGCCGGAAGGGGAGGGGGTTGGTGGGGACAGCTGGGgggcagcccagataaggctttcaatactgggTAGCAGCGTCTACACAGGCGGAGATCCCTGCATATCCCTTCCCGcagggctgaccagtggccagaggtgggactggccaggctcggcccaaCCAAGTCTGGGAGCAAAGGACACTGAGTGATGGATCCCCGgggccaccctcactggcctTCGGCTCTCCTGACACCACGAGAGAGCtccaggagctgaccttgggtcctaatgggggacaccttcctggctccacgctggcagggtggtgtggtggtcagtgtactgggctctgcgtgtccgcccctacctgctgtgtgacggtgggccagacacctaacctctctgtgcctctatttcttcaatggcgaacagggacactagcagcccccacatccgcgcacagtggcctgaaggttaaaggcaaAGGCGGCACGAGACCTACAGCAAGAActctgagcagggagagcagggagctgCCCAGAGTTCAATCACCATCTCTCCTTTGGCCGCCAAGAAAACCGAGGCTCATggtgacctggcccaggtctgttggactcacggtccttctcatccccaagatcagagggctgccaccagggaaggagctgtcccctagacacagcccaggaagcacacagggaaggatgccatggggacttcggtatgtttttgcaaaaaaaaaaacatttattgctatttgaaccctgCTTTTATGCTTCCATTACCCAGAAAACGAGCTacgggagacaccaggagaggcaggagatcatcctccttgcacaaaacccactccctcggatactgtcctcagcgagggtggctggaggccaaccagagggcccacccgcagagtggcagaggaggtaGGTTGACCCTGTGGACGCTGAGCTCTGTGGcgaaggtcctggccttctggtagaagaagagCCACTTCTCGCAGTCCAGGAGGAAGTGGTGGGAGATGGTGGCCggccgcgtgtagatcttcagctgtgccttcttgttgcccaggtccacggcggctgccagtgccagctggtagtaCCCGGCTACATCAAACGGAtcctgaaggggacaggtcatggtcagcaaaagggggactcggagcccgtcttcccagaggccgttcctgtctccaggtcattccacatGTCCATCCGatgctggctcaccccatgagccccgaagcctgtgacactgctgtggtctcagctgcaggaggtggggacgaccctgacacccctggaagccttcctgactgtccctacgccccactcaccccaagcctcctgccccagtgccaccctctctgcaggcagtggctgctttccccatgggctgaggccagggcagatcctgcctgctctgagagttccatgcaggaCCCGTGGCTCCAAGCCACAGCAGGGCCACTgcgttgagtgacccaggctcccctctggcccctgtccatgctgaccatttccaggccctccactggccaggccaggtacaaaaccatgtcacaggtgtcctctctggcaatgttccctgaaatattgacggagtgtgactccccagacatccactccCAATTTCAATGCGTCTTTGGCtcaaactcaccatccctgggttgggatgccgcctcccagacctcctccttgaccctcccatcccccacccggcttctccccaggAACCTCCTCCACATAGCGGTCACCCAAGGGACCTCTCTTAGACCCAGGCCTGGCCTGTCcctctttaccatctcaagatggctcccagggccAATGACAAAGCccaagatgcagcagtccattccctcactgccccaccccacacacggagcaggggcatgagaaggccccgagtcaccgccacCGCTCATCCAATGCCCCCCggcccagccgaacactggactctgtgctgggtgcaTGGTTGAGCCTAACGTCCTTGCTTCCAGTCTGAGGGACCCGGGAgtgaacactgaccacacagggtggcccgggctgtggcagagggaagcccaggaggccccagactcagccgggtgtggaaggcaaaggcttcctgaaggggtgggggcttcccaactaaacaggaaggagccagccaatgcatatgtctctgcgtgtgcctgtgcatgtgaatgtgtgtgtttgtgttcctGTGCGTGcatgtccctgtgtgtgtgcctgtgtgcatgcctctgtgtgcacgtctgtgtgtgcgcgcctgtgtgtgcgtgtgcctcTGCGCATTTGCGTGTGCgtttccatgtgcctgtagtgagTGACAGCCTGAGCCAGTAAACACCTAATCCACTCTATTCCAGGGCTCACTCTCATGTGTAGACTAAAGgggaccccattttagaggcaattggcaaagatgcccatttacccctgcttctctgccagccttccaggtCCCATCCAGCCCGGCTTCTTCTcccactcctctgggccctgggtccagagcctcctatacatggaggagggtgtagccttggaaagacagccgcccttggggaattccaagggggcctccctgtgggaagctggcctgtgctgacagcatagtcacgatgaggcccagagggctgtgcatgggaaggaggactgtgcatgggaaggagggctgtgcatgggaaggaggactgtgcacgggaaggaggactgtgcatgggaaggaggactgtgcacgggaaggaggactgtgcacgggaaggagggctgtgcacgggaaggaggactgtgcatgggaaggaggactgtgcatgggaagcagggctgtgcacgggaaggagggctgtgcacgggaaggagggctgtgcatgggaaggagggctgtgcatgggaaggagggctgtgcatgggaagcagggctgtgcacgggaaggagggctgtgcatgggaaggagggctgtgcatgggaaggactgtgcatgggaaggaggggtgtgcatgggaaggaggactgtgcatgggaaggaggactgtgcatgggaaggaggactgtgcatgggaaggaggtgaaggaggcctctgcccctcgACCCCAACCGTGGACTTTGGCCTCTCGGGTACTATTTGGcgctttcctttctcctggacaGGCGGAGTGGGCGGCAGGCTTGACCAAGAGAGATAAAGGCCGCTTCTGGGAGGCCCgtccccctgggtcccaggcGTGCCCCTGAGCGGTGAGCAGCGTCCCCCTGGGCCTGacacttggcacctccctgtctggctgggacttgggaggccacagaaACCAAGTCTGACCACCAGGTGTCGCCAGTACTGGGCGGGGACCtcccgggcagccccaggcctgcggtggggTATACGGGGCAGGGTCTTAGGGCTGCCCCAActcctcatgttgttctaaggcccccaagatctcggcccctggactggagtgccctggcccctcagcccgTAAGGAGCACTGACACGAGGCTGGTGTGATGCTAAGGAGGGACGGTGCCCGCTGGGCAGATGGGTGGAGACACCACAGGTCTCAGTCTGCCAATCCcagctctccacccctgcagggctgggggcagagggagcacagcacctcccCTCGAGACACACCCGACCTAacaaggcctcagcctggctgtatggggccccgccccactgcacctgccctgagctggggtttccctgtctgtgaacccagtggtaagacactggtcccaccccacgcttcctgggtgatgtgaagattcaaggtgtcttgggactccaggaaggagttgctcagtgcaggctggcaccctgggcaggcttcctagaggaggcgccaagatttgggttggatcttgcaacGTGGATTCAATGTGAGGATGATGCCGTCCTCTGAAATGTCACTCTCccgaccctgttttctttgttaaatgcaccttgacacttgactgtcaagactcagctttggtgtcacctcctccaggagggccccctgactacaatcccccttctttacccagaggccaccattgcccactcatgtgtcagcctccctggctgagactgagttcttgagggtggggcctggccatcTGGGGAGCTGGGTTTTACCTGCTAACATTGCCGGCTCCTCCAGCTGGGTGTAGAGCTCCAGGGAGGCCGCTGGGCCATTCCTAAgaaaggctggaacccaggcctctggggtccGGGTGGAGATCCCACTCCAAGGGGGCCAGGAACACCCCGAGCCCtgaccctccccacccaccttcaggtcgtAGATGATGATGTCACCGAGCACCAGGTACACCTTCACGTAGTAGAGGGTGTCCTCGTCGAACTCCAGCGGCGAGTTGCAGAGCTAAACggccttgaggtagaagtgctccgCCAGCTTGCCATGGCCCAGCCGGTGGTGCAGGGCGGCCAGCCGGTGGTAGGCCACGCGCTCGTTCAGCCGGTCCCCTGGGGtgcaggccaaaggggcaggtgtgaggatgtggctccctggggcagggagggaacaTGCCCCTCAGGAGCAGGTATACAGACCCCAGACAGCACACCTGGCTTGTCTCCTGGCACCTGTggtcacctgggcagctctggccattcccttccaggttcccagactcactttcccatctgcaaagcagaactaataaggcctGCTACTGTCTACTGagaggctttggcaaagtcggacttggatggcccagttctgtgcctacatatagccacctgcctttgctcactggttttaaccaggggagcccaaaagccatgcagtgCAGGTGCTCCCGGGCTCcccggctccaggcaacccacagacgtgACATCCGACTCCTCCTGGGTGTGTCATGATCAGAGCCCCCTACCttggggagtcagctgcacacctactgtgtactgggctACGGGGCACAAGGCGCTGGGACATGtggcctgcctagggttccctgtctctggagggggacagacgaccctggcacagcaccaggggatgcacggccttaaggggcagactgctggaaggggaactgggattttatcagccagagagccatgtggttgatgagggtgggaagggcataagagaaagggaatgtgccactcagcctggcacatacagggaccaacgagatgcctgggatgtctggaaggcagagggcacactgggtggcccttgtggtcagcagcgggaacaggcagaggaagcagagctcagtcaggcagggagctGTGCACTGCGTGAGAGACCCCGGGCTGTGCCCCACAGCCGGACGGGGAAGCCAGTTGGGCAGAgctgcctgcctggacaggagaccaggaaaatccagcagctgtttcagctcctggcctgcagacctggaggctgggctctggcaaagtgtgggtcctggcagggcggaggctcaggggacttacccagagtgatgctgagtgctaggACCATGTGGGCAACCTCCAAGTCCTCCTGGGACTCCTCCAGTGTGGCCAGCAGTGACACCAGTTTGTGgcacagctgtagctgcagctccACCTTGCGGTTGCCCATAGTCACTGCCAGGGGCAGGGCCcggtcctaccacacaggcaggtggggtcaggtttcccgcagcacccaccttgcccagcgccctcctcagagctcaaacacgtGCTTGGAGCTTCGCACACACCAGCTACCCCTGCACCTCgacacagctctgtgctctgggataacacacagttcagacacccaagttgggggctgaagagtcacctgaggcccatTCAGCTACACCCGACAGCCTcagaccagcctctcccacctgggcaccGGGGGTCTGActggggggagccagcactcctctctgctctaaaaaccCCACATTGATCTGTGCCCGGGGCTGAGCCACACCGTGAGCTCAGAAGAAGGGAGAAGCCATCCCACTTCGGTGTGCatgcagacctgggcctcccactgaTACGCTGTGTGTCCTTtgacatgtccctgtgcctctctgagcctcagtttcctcatctggaagatggggacaggacttCCCACTCATGGTTGCTTGAGGTTATCAGGTACAAGGGTAGAGCCATTGTCACGTCCAGGCCCCGAGCGTTTGTCCCAGGCAGGAGCATGGTCAATATCATTCCCGGTGAGACCACTTGGAAACTAATCatgtgcatgggtggccctgcctccatcTGGGAGGCCTCTaccctgccacacctgtgcctcagccctccaggtgccccactgaggcccacccacatcagcccacaggccagctcacccggtagaaggacatgccttcctccctctcccaggccccattgaagaagatgtctccagctgcctcaaacagctccagccccaggttggGGTCGCCTGTGTACAGGGCCACATTCTGTGCCtcctgaaaggagacagaagttccctcaagGCCCACACCTAGCGAGGTGGCTACGCGCACCTTTGCCAGGctccttcctctcacacagtACAGGTACACTTGagcatttttcagaccctgtgcattagggctgcccccaccactggcatgaggacaaCGAACTGATGCTCCTGAGTGccaggaggtgactgagcagctgcagcccagaagcccgacacctgtgaatcctaccaACAGGGCTAGTCCTAGCCCACTCCCCCTGCACTCAaaccagtctccgtggcccctagattgctgggagcccagcccctggctcTTTTCTGCGTTGCCACATCCCTGTCACATCagcagtgtttgtgggtgggcctggtcccctcttggccatgagctcttcatccctctcctcagctcaaggaagtatacagcaggtgctcaataatgaaAGCTTCATCAGGCTCATGGGCTTCTcaatttgttccagatcacactgtgtttgggagagcctctgaaaacagccactatgatagattcattttATAAGGAGATGTGCCACATGTCGCTTGGAgcaagttcttctgtgtgttaattgagtggtcacattatttgagcatgtgctgtataccagcaggtgctgtgcactgtgaggggccgcgcctctgccctcagggagaagatgctggccacCGGCGGAGGATGTGAGGGAAGcagttggagggagggaaaaggcacacaacaggtgctcagcagtggcttaggaatgagtggatggatggatgaatggatgaggagatgtagacacatggatggatggaagggtgTGTAGATAGATGAatgcttggatggatggatggatggatggatggacggatggatggatggatggatgggtgtgtggatAGACGAAtacttggatggatggatggatggatggatggatggatggatggatggatggatggatggatggatggatgggtgggtgggtgggtgggtggaatgatgtgtgtatgtctgtatgtatgtatgcgtgggtagataatgtatggatgggtggagggtagatgatgtatgtacatgtggatggatagatggtggatagacgaatgtatggataaacaaatgggCAGATAGATGTatggagggatggattaataGGTAGATTGGTGGGTAGacggatgaatgatggatggatgaatggacgaacaggtgaatggatggatgggtgaaaggatggatgatggatggatggatgatggatggatggatggagaaatggatgggtgaatggatgggtggatggatgatggatgggtggatgaatggatgggtggatgaatggatggatgatggatggatggaaggatgaaaaggtgaatggatggatgatggaagtatggatggatgatggatggatggataaatggatggatgatggatgatagatgatgattgatggatggaaggatgaacaggtgaatggacgGATGATGGAAGGATCAAtgaacggatggatggatgaacagatgaatggatggatagaccggtgaatgggtggatgataaaaggatggatgaatgatggatggatgaatggatagatggatgaatgatggatggatggaaggatgaacaggaggtgagcggatgaatgatggaaggagggatggatgatggatgaatggatatatggatgaatggacagatggatggatggaaggatgaacaggaggcaAGTGGATGGATGATGAAGTATGGATGATAGATGCATTCATAATGGAtgaattgatggatggatggatggatggatggaaggatggatggatgatggaaggatgcatagatgatggaaggatgaatggatggatggatgtacagatgaaaaagtgaatggatggatacacgggtgaatggatggatgataaaaggatggatgaacgatggatggaagaatggacacgaatggatgatggatgcatggatggataaatggatggatggataaatggatggatggataaatggaaagatggattgatggaaggatgaacagatgaatgcatggatgatggaagaatagatggatggatggatgaaaagtgaatggatggatacatgggtgaatggatggatgataaaaagatgaatgatgaatgaatagatggacaggtgaatggatggatcatggatggatggaagatggttggatggatagaaggatgaacagcttaatggatggataatggaaagatggatggaaagatggatgaaaggatggatggatggaaggatggaaggatggatggatgaatggatggacgaacaggtgaatggatggatgaagaagTAAATAGAtt
It contains:
- the LOC135967601 gene encoding SH3 domain and tetratricopeptide repeat-containing protein 1-like; this translates as MLTCDSRAYKSSLDYTKRSLGIFIDLQKKEKEAHAWLQAGKIYYILRQSELVELYIQEAQNVALYTGDPNLGLELFEAAGDIFFNGAWEREEGMSFYRDRALPLAVTMGNRKVELQLQLCHKLVSLLATLEESQEDLEVAHMVLALSITLGDRLNERVAYHRLAALHHRLGHGKLAEHFYLKAV